Below is a genomic region from Xiphophorus couchianus chromosome 9, X_couchianus-1.0, whole genome shotgun sequence.
TTTAGTGTAATAAAGTGAGcttaatgtattatttcataactaggatcaattgaAATGTATGTATGATTTCTTTTGTAAAGTGTCTCACGGCGACATTTCTGTGAATAGCTGCtatataaactgaattgaactgatttGAAAGCACCTGCATGACTGAAATGAGTCTGAATTGATCCAGATCAAAGTTAAAACAGAAGCAGAGTTAAACCAACACATATCAGTggatattttactgtcagtctgATGAGTGAATTGTTTTCCTTCAGATGTCTCCAGTGGTGATTGTCCTGGTGTCTGATGGGAAACGTTGTTTGTTGGGCCGTCAGTCGTCCTTCCCTCGTGGGTTGTATAGTGCTCTTGCGGGCTTCTGTGACATGGGTGAGTCTCACCAGTTGTTGATACACCTACTCATGTCCTAAAACAAGGGTTCTTAAATCCAGGCATCAAGATCCGGTGTCCTGCAATTTATAGATCTACCCCGGGTTCAACACACTTTAATCACATAGCTGAATTACCTCCttagtgcagtcaggttctccagagtcctgctagtGACCTGGTTGTTTGACTCAGGTGTTGTGAAACAGAGACatatctaaaacctgcaggacaggtTACCTGTCTTAAAGTAAACCCAGTATGTaatatgtgagtgtgtgttgcttctAGGGGAGACTCTGGAAGAGGCTCTGCGCAGGGAGGTAGCAGAAGAGGTGGGTCTGGAAGTACAGAACATCATCTACAGTTCATCGCAGCACTGGCCATTCCCTCACAGCTCCTTCATGCTGGCCTGCCATGCCActgttagccccgcccactctCAGGTGACTAGGCTGATAATGTTAACTAGAAAGTTAACATTTGCAAACAGagtttctgttaaacttgaGATAAACTTAAATCAGTCGGGATAAAATAGTTAGAATCAGTTTGTATTGGAGCTTTGCTTTAAATGAGcagaaagaaagttaaaaaaaaaaaaaaaaaaaaagagtactgGCCGCTGGGAACCAGTTGCAGGTGAAATGTTTAGTTAAATGTAAGTTACATATCATGTGACCTGCTGTTTGTTCCAGCTGAATGTGGACCACTTGGAGCTGGAGGATGCTCGCTGGTTTACTGAGGAAGAAATCACCTGCGCTCTGCAGGTAAAAGCTCCACCATGGAGAGATCATCGACCCGCTGTCTGGCTGCCTCCCAAACATGCTGTTGCTCACCGCCTTATCATGGAGTGGAGGGAGCAGCAACACAGCCAGGACACAGAATGATGTCTCAATGTGTTGAGGAACAATAAAAGAActcatgaaataaaatcctaTTGTATTATCCCTAACTACGTCATCTAGACTCATTCTGAGAGTAAATCGTCCTGGTTTACTCATGAAATGGCCCAGAGCTGTTCAAAAACTAGCTGGCATGTTGGTAAAGTTCTAATAAAATGATTATATTGCTTATCCATTGTCTTATATCTTTCTCCCTAGTGGGGTCATGAGGGGTGCTGATGCATACCTACAGCGGTCAATGGGCAAAAGGTGTGGTCACCAGTACATCACTAGgcaggacaaacaatcatgtacacacacacctaagaagaatttagaaagaccaatcaACTTGACAGTTATGTtgttggactgtgggaggactccagagtacccagagagaacccacacatacacagggagaacaagcaaactccatgcagaaaggcccgggctgggatttgaacccagttccttctttttttttttttatatgttaacttttttattatttatggtaAATATCATATTCACACCTCCAAATACAACAAAAGCCTAATTTCcagatttcattttcttctattaATATCTATATAGAATCCTTAAAAATCAGCTCAAATGCTAAAGCCATTCAAATCATAACCGCCCTTAAAGAACTGCAACCCTCGAGCACCCatttgattttgacattgtGAAATAATTGTTCTATGTTCTGTAAAGCCCTTGAATGTTTGTAATTACTAATGTTCTATGTTGTTCTTGTATGTTCcttgtttgcaataaaataaataaaaaaaaacatgtgccatctggctgcacagtggcgcagttggtagcacttttgccttgcagcaagaaggtccggggttcgattcccggcctttctgcatggagtttgcatgttctccctgtgcctacgtgggttctctccaggtactccagcttcctcccacagtccaaaaacatgactgttaggtaaattggtctctctaaattctccctaggtgtgagtgtgtgtgtgtgcatggttgtttgtcctgtctctctctgtgttgccctgcgacagactggcgacctgtccagggtgtaccccgaatctcgcccggaacgttggctggagatagacaccagcaaccctcccgaccccactagggacaagggtgttagaaaatggatggatggatgtgcgATCTGATCTCCAAATTATGCCCtgcctcttccgtgacaactctcacacagACAAATACAAGTCTCATCcccattcatttattcattcattcaaccTAGTGTTagttcacacacacaacctATTTTCGAACTATCATTCAGAATAGTATGTCTGTATGCCTTGTTTGTATGCATGTGTTTTAGTAGTGTATATGCGCAATCTTAGTCTTTGGTGTGTGATTGTGAGAGAAAAATTTATGCatgtgtgacattttaatagtgtatatgtgcaattttagtatttttgcatGTGTGTATGAGTCTTTAGTGTGAGACAAAACGTagtttttgtcctaaacggcccctgaTAGTAGAACATATACAAACTCTCAATCTTCCACTCACACCCTCTTATCACACTAAGAAGAAATTTGCGTGTATCATCACCAGTTGGTGGCAGTAATGCACCTTATGCTTGTTTGTCAAACCGACAAGAACGTCAAAGAAGATTCCTGCTCCCAGCAGTCAGTTCGTTTCCATGTGTAGTAGCCACCTCGCTGCAGTAGGATGTCTGTGTTCATGGATCTGAATGTGCTGTTTTCTGCAGACAGGAGCCGCTTGCAGAGCCTCGTAGAGACAGCCGCTCACTGTGAGTCCACTTCCAGTTACCCTGACTCGGGTCTGGTCTGTAAATCCATCCCATTCGGTCGGTTATAGTTCAGAATAACAACACAGGTATCACAAGTTCATTTGACGGCTACACCTGGATACACTGTCCAGCCACCCGACGTGGGTTCAATGCGGGTGCTCTAGCTCCCACAGTCCAAACCCATGTTAGGTAAATAGGTCTctaagtgtgagtgtgtgtgtattgttgtttatgtgtgactgagaaatttaaaaaacccaCCACGGCCCGTGTCGTATTACTCTCATGGGGTGGGATGACCGCTGTAGTAAAAGACATTGTTTTATGGCAgtggtttttattaaaaaaagaaaaaaagtcattcgATCGTCCATATAAAGACGTGGTTAGAATACCCCAAAATTGTACGCGAATCACAGTAGTATACGTTCAACAGATGTttactttagaaataaaaaggaaccATCTAATAAATTACTTAAGCTTTAATTAAagcaagtgtaaaaaaaatatttggtaaaaggtctactcaagtactgagatACTGATTataacatctgatttaatattttacatttaagtcaTCAGATAGCCAAAAATAtcaaattctggtattttaaagagtattaccaaaatatttatacaaatgcagggtttcctccagaaaacttgctaagcccggtggtggGGGCGCCAAGGCGGTCCATCGGTGGTCCatcgtgtttttgtattaaaagatattAAGTAGACATCAGTACAGACAGAGCCGGGCGTTGGGCAGCGTGTTGAGATGGAAAAGCCAAACAAAATTCTTTgtccacaaatataaatcattctcaccacTTGTTAAACGCACCTCTGAAAAAGCCACTACAAGTTATTCCTTGTAGGAATAACGTGCGGTTCACGTAGAGCtgcgcaaccagagctaacgTGGTGGGTTTGTAAACTCTTACCTTGATCAAAAACTCTGGAATGAAACATAATTCTTCACAGTCAGTTGATGTAAATATCtatacaggtcagcctgtgtccagtttgagtgaaaggaggcgcgCGCGATCCGCGCTGAGGTAACTTAAGACATCCGGCTGCTGCAGCGCGCGAGGCAACGCGCAGAGGCGCCAGCGGTGTGATTGGTccggctttaaatgcataaacaatTTGGTAGACAATGTAAAACATTGAAAAGTTGTAATTATTATCACATACGACATTTtaagatcggtggataagattgTCTTCTCATGTAAGTATTGGCTCATTACcaatcccccaaaattaaggaaattggtgCAGATAAAATGGCTGTCCGGTAAATGTTTCTTatattatacatgcatataggatataatgtaaacagcactgtcAGAAATTCTATGTGTGTGAATGATGTAATTATCTGAttgctgattgcagccagtccacattaTTAGTAGAACTAGGgcccccaaaaccaaattttgtttagggccccatggagtcTTGGGCCAGCCCTGCTGtagcttatttttaaatatccattttaTCTCCTGCCAagatcaaaaatatattttttagaattaTCAACACTAACATCATCACTACACACAACAGTTTTCATTCAACAAGGTCTTTAATCTAAAATATCTTGCAAAGCTACTTTTTTTACACTAAAGCAAATACGTCTTAAATTCAACagtaaataatcataaaaactaCTTGAACCACCACATAAATCTAACATTGACTCAACAGACAGTCCCACTTTAGATCTTTAGATCTAAGGTCTTTAGAtctttctgttcagctgaatCCATCTGCAGGCATTACTATCAACCACAGCTGTCACGTTGAATCTTTAGATTCCCCACataagaaactttttaaaatcaatcagaaaCATCAGTATGATTGCATATTTTCAGTCAGTAGAGCTTTTTTTAGAGTTTGCTTTCTGACAATAACTGTACAGCTCTTCTAACTCGCTGAACTGTTCAGTGAGAGCACCTTCTCTCCATTTCACATCCACTCACTTAGTCTAATGGAGGGATGATgccttttgcattttgaaaaatcttttaCCAATTAACTTGACATCCAGCATACATCCAGCCTAGAGGCACAGCAGGGTTGATTCACCACTGAGCTGCAATCCCAACAAGACAGAAACTGAGTGGCACACAGATGCTACCAGATACCCCAATTTGCTGAACAAATATggtgctttgtttttattcccaaCAAAAACATGCTTATTGAAATTATGAGATTCTTTATTGGGTGAAATCTACAGAAATCTACAGTTGCatgattaaatattaatcaaCATTGATAAAAATTAATGAGATATTTTAACTATTAATTAAGCCACTTTAGgtttactgtttttaattataGCGTGTTTGTTCCTTCTGCAGTGGGATTTTCCACTGTCGCCATCAACTATGTATATGAATCCACAACCAAGATGAAACAGGTACGGTTAGCTGCTGTGCTGTTACTGACGCATCCTGTACTCCTGCCAGTCACTGCTCAGTAAAGTCTGTTTGTTTCCTCTGTAGGAAGTTCCATCGCCAGTGCCGATCAATGAGCTGATTGGTCAGCTGCCTGTGGTACAAGGTCGCTCTCGTCCAATCAAAGTGCTGAATAGACTAACAGTGGTGATGTCAGAGGCCAGTCACTTTGTGAGTTTTTCTTTGGAGAATCTTGATCAGAATACCAAAtgaaagctttgtttttttttttataaagttgtgatgtgcgtttgtgtgttttgctctCCTAGAGGCCAAATGATGCAGAGTATCGCGCCTTTGACCTCCTGGCCGTCCAGCCGACCACCGAGAAGCTCTTCCATGTGAGATTTACTGACCCTTTGTTTAATCTGAGCTGAAGCAGGATGATAATTCaccgtttttttgtttgtttatttttaactcacCTAGTGTTAAAGAAACAAAGTTTTCACTGTTGGCCAAAAGATAGCATACAGTTCACCATGTGGGAATTATGGCTGCTCCATTTGAGAAAAACGAGTAATAGTAAAGCCTGATATATCAGCATTCACTGCTATTTTTCTCTGCTGACCTCCATTTCACAGGAATGGGAAGCTGAGAAGAAATGTCAGGATGAGGGAGACTGAGATTCAGCCTTGATCTCTTCGCCCAGCTGTTAGTTCAGTTACACCAAGCAGGAAGTCTGCAGAAGGAGAGGCAGGACAGAGTCTCTTTTGCAGTATTGATCTCCTATGCAGGTTCACATTAACTTCATACTGTTCAGAAACTTTAGTTGCTGATGCAGTGTCAAAAGGCTCAGAATTCTTTTGATCTTAGgttacgttcacactgcaggccTTATTCCTCaattaggattttgttttatgtggtTGTTCATATTTCCAAATAGTTGCAACTTATGTGCAACTATTAGTTGTATAGCATAGTAACGTCAAACGTAGAACACAGGCTCAGTGTTGGTAGAAGTAAACATGGAGAGAAATGATGGAGCATATGTTGTGGTGTAAAAGTAGTTGTCCAATCGGAAccagcacattaacaacttaatccttgTTATTGTCCGCCATGGTGGTTGCTTTCTTCCTGCTTGTGTGTATCAGTGATGTTTGTCGAGTATCACTGACTTACAGTCTGGGTGAAAGCGGCCAGGTCACATTGAAAAGTTGAGATACATATCGGATTTAAAACCTCATATATAAGTGGCCTGGGTTGCATTGGTAACATTTTGATCCGTGTTGATCAGACTGTCATGGAAAAAATTCAGATATAGTTtgcataagagaaaaaaaaatctgatttttgtcatttcaggtTGCAGTGTCAAGCTGCCTTAGAGTCTTTAGGAAGTGTCTCTGCTTTCTCCCTCAGGGCCACCATCTGTCTGAAAGTATCAATGCTGAAAACCCTCCCTCTGAGCTAAGAGCACTCTGGTAGTTTTAATGGAGTAATGCATAGTAacactgtgtgtttgtgacagACCACATGCATGCTGTGTGACATTGACATCATTTGCATCTCGGTGACAGAGAAACTTCCCTTCTTCTTCAAGAGAGCGCCCATAAACGGGGTGACTACCTCATTCCAAGTTTCCTGGCTTGCTTCCTTGTTTGTGAGTGTTTACTGCATTTCTCATTGTGTAGGCCATTGACAGAGGAGTGATGTTTGAGGTATCATATGCCTCAGCACTCAGGGACTCCACCATGAGGCGCTACACTATTACCAACGCTGTTTGTTTGATGGAAAGCTGCAAAGGAAAGGTTGGTGTTCTTGCATATGATTCTGCGAGCTGCAACATGATGAGACTTTCAGGTCTGAAATTTTGAAAGCTGTTTCTCTTTCAGAACGTCATCGTCTCAAGTGCAGCTGAGAAGGTCAGTGATCAAGAATGTGTGGATAGAACCCAGTCAGTCTGTATTAACCAAAGGTCCTTGATGCTGGTTATCATTTGATAACACTAGTAACACTAAGTActatttgtcaatattttttaatgatgcaAAACATCAAATTACATTTGTTACCTATCGTTAATACCCCACACCAGCCAGTAAGCTTTATCCATGATTAAACGTCAAAGAGACAATTTGGTCCTCTGGGGCCAGCTTGGCTCTctaactttgtgtttgtgtgttttttaaggCTTTGGAGCTTAGAGGACCTTATGACATCATTAATCTGTATCCTCCAGCTGGTGATAATTGTCTGATAGGTCCCTCCCACTCTGAAGGAACATGGAAATCAAAGCTTTGCATCAGTTTCCACTGTGGAGACTGATGCAAGGAACAGTAAGAGAGGTAGCAGTTCAGCAGTGTGATGGCACCCTGTGGTGCCATGTTATGCTCTTCCTGTAAAACAGTTCCACTGAATCCAGTGTATTGCAGTGAAATACTTGGTGTGTTGTGTTCCTGACGAGTCTCTCAGAGGGGCGCTATTTGGTCTGTCAGATGCTGACTCTAAAGAAGCCGTGTCTTCCAACTGCAGAGCCGTTTTACTGCATGCAGGTAAATTATGATGAAGCCTTGCAGCTGCAGAAGCTTCCTGTTGGTTTATCTCAGTCTGCCTGTTCATCTGGAGTTCATCTGTCTGTTCATCTGTTGTAtcacatttttgactttgttcTTTGTTGTCAGAAACCAGGAAGACTGCTAGTGGCATTGTGTACACCAGGAACAGTCAGCAGGAGGCCCTTCAGGACTGTGCCGGCAGTAGGTTTTTTCACATTCATGAATCAgataaaaagcaacattaaCTCTGAGCTGCAGAACTTAAATTAAGTAAAACCTCAGGCGTTTCTTAAAGGGATCCATGATTAGTTGTATTAATATACGTCATttgagaaataattattttagatgtaaaaacaatacaataaaaatactgtaagctgtttggtttttattaatataaaaaagataTTATCACACGGAGGTCCCTATGTTGGTTACGCTGCATTACATTCTGGGTAAATGTCATGCTAGGCCTGATTGCTCTAGCTTCATCTAGGACAACAGCAATGTGTTACATCTTTAAGGCTTTTGGATTTGAATGTTGAAGTTGATGGGAATGTAGAAACCACAAGAAGTAAAGAAGGAGACATGTGGTTTCAGATTCGATGAAACGACGACAGTCGATCATCGACTTTGTCTTCTTATGAGTTTCCATGTATCATAAACAGCAATTTTCTAGGTAATA
It encodes:
- the nudt13 gene encoding NAD(P)H pyrophosphatase NUDT13, mitochondrial isoform X3, producing the protein MSPVVIVLVSDGKRCLLGRQSSFPRGLYSALAGFCDMGETLEEALRREVAEEVGLEVQNIIYSSSQHWPFPHSSFMLACHATVSPAHSQLNVDHLELEDARWFTEEEITCALQVKAPPWRDHRPAVWLPPKHAVAHRLIMEWREQQHSQDTE
- the rpp30 gene encoding ribonuclease P protein subunit p30 isoform X1, giving the protein MSVFMDLNVLFSADRSRLQSLVETAAHLGFSTVAINYVYESTTKMKQEVPSPVPINELIGQLPVVQGRSRPIKVLNRLTVVMSEASHFRPNDAEYRAFDLLAVQPTTEKLFHTTCMLCDIDIICISVTEKLPFFFKRAPINGAIDRGVMFEVSYASALRDSTMRRYTITNAVCLMESCKGKNVIVSSAAEKALELRGPYDIINLGALFGLSDADSKEAVSSNCRAVLLHAETRKTASGIVYTRNSQQEALQDCAGSEAPAAKRPKPT
- the rpp30 gene encoding ribonuclease P protein subunit p30 isoform X2, coding for MLVGFSTVAINYVYESTTKMKQEVPSPVPINELIGQLPVVQGRSRPIKVLNRLTVVMSEASHFRPNDAEYRAFDLLAVQPTTEKLFHTTCMLCDIDIICISVTEKLPFFFKRAPINGAIDRGVMFEVSYASALRDSTMRRYTITNAVCLMESCKGKNVIVSSAAEKALELRGPYDIINLGALFGLSDADSKEAVSSNCRAVLLHAETRKTASGIVYTRNSQQEALQDCAGSEAPAAKRPKPT